From the genome of Tsukamurella pulmonis:
GATCAGCGAGATCTACGACCGGATCGGGTTCGCCGCGGTCGGCAAGTACAACGAGTTCGAGTCGCTGCGGCGGGCGGGGATCCAGTTCGCGGACACCCGCGGCTACCAGTACTCGCGCCGCGACGTCAGCGGATGGTCGCTCACCAACGCCTACGCCTCCACGCTGGGCACGGTGTTCACCGAGCAGGCCAAGCCCTACGAGGTGGAGCTCTGCGTCGCCGAGGTCGGCACGCCGGACAACGCCGCCTCGCGTCTCTACCGCGTGGGCTACGACGGCTCGGTGATCGACGAGAAGCAGTTCGTCGTCATGGGAGGCCAGACCGAGTCCACCACGCCCGTGCTCACCGAGGGCTACGAGGACGGCATGGACCTCGCTGCCGCGTTCGGCCTCGCGGTCAGGGCGCTCGGTGCGCCCGCCCCGTCGAACGGTGCGAGCGGCGCGGCCGAGACGAAGAGCTACGCGGCCGACGAGCTCGAGGTCGCGGTGCTCGATCACACCCGTCCGCGGCGGGCGTTCAAGCGCCTGACGGACGAGCGGGTAGGGCAGCTGTTGGCCTGACGGGCCGGAGGGTAGAGCCTGCACCACCCGGTGCCGGGGAGTGCGGGCCCGTGACGGCGGACCGTCGACACGGTGTGCTGGACGCCATGAACACACCGTCCGTGCACCGTCGGGGGATCGCCTGGTTCCTCGTCCTCACCTTCCTTCCCACCTGGGGCCTGTGGTTCGCCGCGTACGCCGTCGATCACCCGCTCGACGACCCGGCGATCCAGCTCTTCACGGGTGCCTTCGCGCCCGCGATCGCGGCACTGGTCGTGCGAATGTGGATCACCCGCCAGGGGCTCTCCGGTGCGGGCCTGCGTCCGCAGCTGCGGACGCAGGCCCGCTGGTACCTCGCGGCGCTCGCGATTCCGCCGGCACTGCTTCTGATCGCCCTGCCACTCGGTTTCGCGTCCGGGGTGATGAGCGTCCCCTCCGACGGCGTCCCCGCGCACCTGCAGGCCGTGGCCTTCGGCCCTCTGGTGATGATCGTGCTCGCGCCGATCTACTTCGGGGAGGAGTTCGGATGGACGGCGTACCTGCGCGGCGCGCTGGCCGAACTGCCCGTGCTGCGCGGGCGCCCCACGGCGGCCTCCGCGGCCACCGGTGCGATCTGGGGCGCGTGGCACTGGCCCCTGGCCTCGGTGGGCTACTTCGGTTTCCAGCCGCCGTTGCACGACGTGCTGCTGCTGATCCCGCTGTGGATCGTGATGTCGGTGCTGCTCGAGATCGTCTGGAGCACGCTCTGGTACGGCTCCGGGAGCATCTGGCCCACGTCGGTGGCGCACGCCGGCTTCAACCTGGTGTTCTCGATGACGATGGGCGAGTTCCTGCCGCAGGACGCGATCCTCGCGGGCTTCATCATCCCGAGCATCGCGCTGGTGCCACTGGCTCTGGTGGCGTACCGGATCGACCACCGTCGACGGGCAGGTTCGCCTGAATCTTCCGATTCCCGGCCGATTCTCGATACGGTCGAACGGACGCGCTCATAGAGCTGATCGACAGGAGGAGCCGGTGTGACGGCAGAAGTG
Proteins encoded in this window:
- the prcA gene encoding proteasome subunit alpha; this translates as MTFPYYASAEQIMRDRSDLARKGIARGRSVVVLKYADGVLFVADNPSSLYKISEIYDRIGFAAVGKYNEFESLRRAGIQFADTRGYQYSRRDVSGWSLTNAYASTLGTVFTEQAKPYEVELCVAEVGTPDNAASRLYRVGYDGSVIDEKQFVVMGGQTESTTPVLTEGYEDGMDLAAAFGLAVRALGAPAPSNGASGAAETKSYAADELEVAVLDHTRPRRAFKRLTDERVGQLLA
- a CDS encoding CPBP family intramembrane glutamic endopeptidase translates to MNTPSVHRRGIAWFLVLTFLPTWGLWFAAYAVDHPLDDPAIQLFTGAFAPAIAALVVRMWITRQGLSGAGLRPQLRTQARWYLAALAIPPALLLIALPLGFASGVMSVPSDGVPAHLQAVAFGPLVMIVLAPIYFGEEFGWTAYLRGALAELPVLRGRPTAASAATGAIWGAWHWPLASVGYFGFQPPLHDVLLLIPLWIVMSVLLEIVWSTLWYGSGSIWPTSVAHAGFNLVFSMTMGEFLPQDAILAGFIIPSIALVPLALVAYRIDHRRRAGSPESSDSRPILDTVERTRS